DNA sequence from the Tissierella sp. MB52-C2 genome:
AAACCTTGAGCTTATAGAAGTACAAGAAGTTTGTGATTATATAAAAACTTTGGAGCCTAAACCAGGTAGGACTTTTAGAGGAGAAGGCGGAGATGCAAGATATATAACACCAGATGCTGAAATTAAACTTGTAGATGGAGAATTTATTGTTATAATAAATGATTCTACAGGCCCTAAGCTTAATATAAACAACTATTATAAAGAACTTATGAAATCAGGCGGAGATAAAGATACCATAGATTTTCTTAACGAAAAATTTAATTCTGCAATGTGGGTAATTAGAAGTATAGAACAGAGAAAGTCAACTATTAGAAAAGTAATAGAGTCCATATTAAAGTTCCAAATGGATTTTTTTATAGAAGGAGAAAAATCACTAAAATCTCTAACATTAAAAGATGTGGCAGAAGATGTGGAGATGCATGAGTCTACCATATCTAGAGCCACAAATGGTAAATATGTTCAAACTCCTAGAGGATTATTTGAATTAAAATATTTTTTCTCATCTGGTATATTAAGTGAAGATGGTGATATGTCATCTACAAGTATAAAAGTTACTTTGAAGGAAATCATAGATAATGAAAACAATAAAAAGCCATATAGTGATCAAAAAATATCTGAGCTGCTAAAGGAACAAGGAATAAATATCTCAAGGAGAACTGTTGCAAAATACAGAGATGAATTAAATATACCCTCTTCATCAATGAGGAGAAGATATTAAATAAATATATTTATTTAATGTTGAATAATATATAAATGTATTATATACTATGGGTAGTAGAATTTTTATTCTACTATTTCTTTAAAAATACTGGGACAAAAAATACACTACCGGGACTTAAAATGACCAGCATTGTAAATAATTTCTATTAGAAGGTGATTTATATGGAAATACTAGAAATACTAAAGAAGATAACTCCAGAGATAGTTGATATAATTGAAAAAAGATATCTTATTTTAAGGGCTATTTCCTATAATCAACCTATAGGAAGAAGAGCTTTGTCCACAGAATTAGGATTTAAGGAGCGAACCATAAGGGACGAAGTGGGAATACTTAAGAACCAAGGGTTGTTAAGCATTGATTTAATGGGTATGTATATAACCGACGAAGGTAAAAAACTTTTGTCAAACCTACATTCAACTTATGGTAATTTGAAAGGTATTCCGAAAATGGAAGAAAAATTAAGAGAAATTCTTAAAATAAAAAAAATAATTATAGCACCTGGTAGTTTATCAGAAAACAGTATGGTTCTAAGAGATATGGGGAAAATTACATCTAAGCTGTTAAAAGATATTACATTATCTAAAGAGGTAATAGGTATTACTGGAGGAAGTACTATGGCAGCAGTAGCTGATGAAGTTACTCCTGATAACAAAACAAGAGATGTAATAGTAATACCTGCTAGGGGAGGATTAGGACGTGAGGTAGAGACTCAATCTAACTCCATAGCAGCAAAACTAGGTCAGAAATTAGGAGGTTCCTATAGGCTTCTATATGTACCAGATGGGCTAGAAGAAAAAGCTTTAGAACTTATGCTAAAAAATGAAGAAGTTAAAGAATCTATGGAATTAATTCATAATATGAATACCCTTGTATTTGGAATTGGTAGGGCAGATACTATGGCAAAGAGAAGAAATTTATCTGAAGAAAAAATAGACGCATTAACTAATGCTGGTGCAGTAGCCGAAGCTCTTGGCCATTATTTCGATATTAAAGGAAATGAAGTTTGGGAATTTAAAACCATAGGATTATCCCTTGAAAAATTTAAGGAATTAGATAATCTTATTGGAGTAGCAGGTGGAGAGGAAAAGGCTGAGTCAATAATTGCAGTATCCACATTAAACGAAAATATGACTTTAATAACAGATGAATCTGCGGCAAGAAAAATATTAGATATAGTAAGTAATGCTACATAGTAGCCAAAATATATAAATAAAAAATATATAATAAATAGGAGGAGTATATATGTCAATGAAAGTTGGATTAAGTGGATTTGGTAGAATAGGTAGAGACGTATTAAGAGCTTATGCAGAAAATGGTGTGGATGAATTTGAAATAGTAGCAATAAATGCATCAGGAAGCTTAAATGATTTAGCACATTTATTTAAATACGATACTATGTATGGTAAATTCAATGGTACATTAGAAGTAGTTGAAGATGGATTTATTATTAATGGAAAAAAAGTCAAAGTAGTAGCTCACAGAGATCCTTTAGAAATACCTTGGAAGGACCTTGGAGTTGAATTAGTAATAGACTCTACAGGAGCATTTAGAGATAGAGAAGGTCTATCTAAGCATATAACAGCAGGTGCAAAAAAAGTTATCATAACTGCACCAGCTAAGGATGAAGATATTACTATAGTATTGGGAGTAAATGAAGATAAATATGATCCAGCTAATCATCATATTATTTCAAATGCTTCATGTACAACAAACTGTTTAGCACCAGTAGCTAAAGTTATACTTGAGAAATTTGGTATTAAAAAAGGATTAATGACTACAATCCATGCTTATACAAATGATCAACAAATTCTAGATAAAAGACATAAGGACCTTAGACGTGCAAGAACAGCGGCACAAAATATTGTTCCAACAACGACAGGAGCTGCTAAGGCAGTAGCTTTAGTACTTCCAGAATTAAAAGGAAAGCTTAATGGCTTCTCAGTAAGAGTACCAGTTGCTACAGTTTCTATGGTAGATGTAGTGTTTGAATTAGAAAAACCAGCTACAGCAGAAGAAATAAATCAAGCTTTAAAAGAAGCTAGTGAAGGGGAATTAAAAGGAATATTAGGCTACTCTGATGAGCCACTAGTATCATCAGACTATATAGCAGATCCACGTTCATCAATTGTAGACGGATTATCAACTATGGCTATAGATAATATGGTTAAAGTAGTTTCTTGGTATGATAATGAGTGGGGTTATTCTGAAAGAGTAGTAGACCTTGCAAAATTAGTAGCAACTAAATAGGAAAACTAAATTTAAAATTATAATATGAAAGAAAAGTCGGGCAATATTGCCCGACTTCATCAAAATATTGGTGAAGAGGTGTTAATATGTTAAATAAAAAATCGTTAAAGGATTTTAATTTTGCAGGAAAAAGAGTATTAGTTAGATGTGATTTTAACGTACCAATGGACGAAAACGGAAATATTACAGATGATATAAGAATAACATCATCATTACCCACTATAAATTATTTAATAGAACAAGGGGCTAAGGTAATATTAATGTCACATCTAGGTAGACCAAAAGGTGAAGCAAATAAAAAATATACATTAGAACCAGTTGCCAATAGACTTAAAGAATTATTAAATAAAGAAGTAATATTTGCAGATGATGATAATGTAGTATCTAATACTGTAAAAAAACAAGTAGAGGCCATGGAAGACGGAGATGTTTTATTACTTCAAAATACTAGATTTAGAAAAGAAGAAGAAAAAAATGAAGAAAATTTCTCTAAAGATTTAGCATCCCTAGGAGAAATATATGTAAATGATGCCTTCGGTACTTCACATAGAGGTCATGCATCTAATGTAGGTGTATCTACCCATTTACCATCCGCTGTAGGCTTCTTGGTGGAAAAAGAAATATCTATTATGGGTAAAGCCTTAGAATCGCCAGATAGACCTTTTGTGGCTATATTAGGCGGTGCAAAGGTATCTGACAAAATAGGGGTAATAGAAAACCTTATAAATAAAGTGGATACAATAATAGTTGGGGGCGGTATGGCTTACACCTTCCTAAAAGCACAAGGCTATGAAATTGGAAAATCCTTATTAGAAGAAGATAAAATTGATCTAGCTAAGAACCTGTTACAAAAGGCAGATGCTAATAATGTAAAATTAATGTTGCCAGTAGATGTAGTAGCTGCAAAGGAATTTAAAAATGAGACTGAAATTAAAACAGTTAAAATAGAAGAGATTCCAGAAGATATGATGGGATTAGATATAGGTGAAGAATCTATAAAATTATTCTCAGATATAATCAAAAATGCAAAGACTGTAATATGGAATGGACCAATGGGAGTATTTGAAATGGATAATTTCAAAAAAGGAACAGATGCAATAGCAAAGGCCATGGCAGAAACACAGGGTATAACCATAGTAGGTGGTGGAGATTCAGCATCAGCAGTTGAAAAGTCAGGATATGGAGATAAAATGACTCATATTTCAACAGGTGGAGGAGCATCACTAGAGTTACTGGAAGGAAAAGTTTTACCTGGAATTGATGCAATATCAGAAAGATAATAAATAATTTTGAGTGAGGCTTTAAGATATTTAAGTTATTCACTAGATAAAGAGGGGGTAATTATTATGCGAACTCCTATAATCGCAGGAAATTGGAAAATGAACAATACTATTAAAGAGGCATTAGGGCTAATAGAGGAGATTAAGGCTTCTAAGTTAAATAAAGATGTGGAGGCTGTAGTTTGTGTACCTTTTATATGTCTATCTGAAGCTAAGAAGGCATTGGAAAATACGGAAATTAAACTAGGTGCTCAAAATATGCATTGGGAAGAAAGTGGAGCCTTTACTGGAGAAATATCTCCCAAAATGTTAAAGGAATTGGGAGTTGATTATGTAATAATTGGTCACTCTGAAAGACGCCAATATTTCAATGAGACAGATGAAACTGTAAATAAGAAAATAAAATCTTCTCTAAATCATGGTCTTAAACCAATAGTTTGTGTAGGAGAAACCTTAGATGAGAGAGAAGCTAATATAGAGAAGGATGTAGTAAAGAAACAAATAGAAAAGGCCTTTGAAGGTATCGAAGAAAAAGATTTAGATAATATAGTAATTGCCTATGAACCAATATGGGCAATAGGTACAGGAAAAACTGCATCATCTGATGATGCAAATAATATGCTAGCATTCATAAGGGAAACCATTGGAAACAAATATGAAGAAAAGAAAAATGACATTAGAATACAATATGGTGGAAGTGTAAAGCCTAGCAATATAAAGGAATTAATGGATAAAGAAGAAATAGATGGTGCCTTAGTCGGTGGAGCTAGTTTAGTAGCTAAGGATTTTGTAGATTTAATAAATTTTTAATTGGAGGATAATATGAATAAATCGCCAGTTATGCTAATAATACTAGATGGTTTTGGTATAGGAAGGGTATACGAAGGAAATGCTGTAAAACTATCTAAAACTCCTAATATAGACAAATTATTTGAGCAGTATCCAAATACTACTTTGGAAGCATCTGGTTTAGCAGTAGGTCTTCCAGATGGTCAAATGGGCAATTCTGAAGTTGGACATTTAAATATAGGTTCAGGTCGTATAATATATCAAGATTTAACAAAGATAACTAAATCTATTGAAGACGGAGATTTTTTTGATAAAAGAGAGTTTTTAGCAGCCATAGAAAATGCTAGAAAGAATAACTCTAAAATTCATCTAATGGGGCTAGTCTCATCAGGTGGAGTTCACAGTCATAATAGCCATCTATATGCATTATTAGAATTAATGAAGAAGCATGATTTCAATAATGTTTATATACATGGAATATTAGATGGCAGAGACGTAGCACCAACATCAGGCAAAGAAGATGTAAAAGAATTAATAGAAAAGATCAATGAAATAGGTGTAGGTCGTATTGCTACAATATCAGGGAGATATTATGCAATGGATAGAGACAAGAGATGGGATAGGATCAAGTTGGCCTATGATGCTTTTACTCTAGGTAAAGGTAAAGAAAGTGATAATCCTCTAATAGCAATAGATAACTCTTACGATGAAGGAATAACAGATGAGTTTATTATACCTACTGTCATTAAAGAAAAAGGTGAACCTGTAGGAACTATAGATAGCGGTGACTCTATTATATTTTTTAACTTTAGGCCAGATAGAGCCAGACAAATTACAAGGGCTTTTGTAGACAAAAACTTTGATGGCTTTGAGAGAGAAAAGATAGTAGATACATTCTATGTTACCATGACAGAATATGATAAAACCATAGAAAATGTTCATGTAGTCTATACTGA
Encoded proteins:
- the rpoN gene encoding RNA polymerase factor sigma-54 is translated as MRLSYDLILEQSQKLIMTPELRQAIELLQFNSLELKEYITNELEENPMLEPAGTNEEFENLDKYKDDNDIDWKEYLEKYDDISYRPQVDKNIKEYNYESFVSHGPTLREHLISQLNLTSLESKEHKIGENIIYNIDENGYLKSSLEEIASFMKSDIEEVRKLLDIIQTFEPIGVGARDLKECLLIQLRDIKDVHPCAAIIIKDYLEDIGYNRIQKISKELNLELIEVQEVCDYIKTLEPKPGRTFRGEGGDARYITPDAEIKLVDGEFIVIINDSTGPKLNINNYYKELMKSGGDKDTIDFLNEKFNSAMWVIRSIEQRKSTIRKVIESILKFQMDFFIEGEKSLKSLTLKDVAEDVEMHESTISRATNGKYVQTPRGLFELKYFFSSGILSEDGDMSSTSIKVTLKEIIDNENNKKPYSDQKISELLKEQGINISRRTVAKYRDELNIPSSSMRRRY
- a CDS encoding sugar-binding domain-containing protein, whose amino-acid sequence is MEILEILKKITPEIVDIIEKRYLILRAISYNQPIGRRALSTELGFKERTIRDEVGILKNQGLLSIDLMGMYITDEGKKLLSNLHSTYGNLKGIPKMEEKLREILKIKKIIIAPGSLSENSMVLRDMGKITSKLLKDITLSKEVIGITGGSTMAAVADEVTPDNKTRDVIVIPARGGLGREVETQSNSIAAKLGQKLGGSYRLLYVPDGLEEKALELMLKNEEVKESMELIHNMNTLVFGIGRADTMAKRRNLSEEKIDALTNAGAVAEALGHYFDIKGNEVWEFKTIGLSLEKFKELDNLIGVAGGEEKAESIIAVSTLNENMTLITDESAARKILDIVSNAT
- the gap gene encoding type I glyceraldehyde-3-phosphate dehydrogenase → MSMKVGLSGFGRIGRDVLRAYAENGVDEFEIVAINASGSLNDLAHLFKYDTMYGKFNGTLEVVEDGFIINGKKVKVVAHRDPLEIPWKDLGVELVIDSTGAFRDREGLSKHITAGAKKVIITAPAKDEDITIVLGVNEDKYDPANHHIISNASCTTNCLAPVAKVILEKFGIKKGLMTTIHAYTNDQQILDKRHKDLRRARTAAQNIVPTTTGAAKAVALVLPELKGKLNGFSVRVPVATVSMVDVVFELEKPATAEEINQALKEASEGELKGILGYSDEPLVSSDYIADPRSSIVDGLSTMAIDNMVKVVSWYDNEWGYSERVVDLAKLVATK
- the pgk gene encoding phosphoglycerate kinase encodes the protein MLNKKSLKDFNFAGKRVLVRCDFNVPMDENGNITDDIRITSSLPTINYLIEQGAKVILMSHLGRPKGEANKKYTLEPVANRLKELLNKEVIFADDDNVVSNTVKKQVEAMEDGDVLLLQNTRFRKEEEKNEENFSKDLASLGEIYVNDAFGTSHRGHASNVGVSTHLPSAVGFLVEKEISIMGKALESPDRPFVAILGGAKVSDKIGVIENLINKVDTIIVGGGMAYTFLKAQGYEIGKSLLEEDKIDLAKNLLQKADANNVKLMLPVDVVAAKEFKNETEIKTVKIEEIPEDMMGLDIGEESIKLFSDIIKNAKTVIWNGPMGVFEMDNFKKGTDAIAKAMAETQGITIVGGGDSASAVEKSGYGDKMTHISTGGGASLELLEGKVLPGIDAISER
- the tpiA gene encoding triose-phosphate isomerase, whose product is MRTPIIAGNWKMNNTIKEALGLIEEIKASKLNKDVEAVVCVPFICLSEAKKALENTEIKLGAQNMHWEESGAFTGEISPKMLKELGVDYVIIGHSERRQYFNETDETVNKKIKSSLNHGLKPIVCVGETLDEREANIEKDVVKKQIEKAFEGIEEKDLDNIVIAYEPIWAIGTGKTASSDDANNMLAFIRETIGNKYEEKKNDIRIQYGGSVKPSNIKELMDKEEIDGALVGGASLVAKDFVDLINF
- the gpmI gene encoding 2,3-bisphosphoglycerate-independent phosphoglycerate mutase, with amino-acid sequence MNKSPVMLIILDGFGIGRVYEGNAVKLSKTPNIDKLFEQYPNTTLEASGLAVGLPDGQMGNSEVGHLNIGSGRIIYQDLTKITKSIEDGDFFDKREFLAAIENARKNNSKIHLMGLVSSGGVHSHNSHLYALLELMKKHDFNNVYIHGILDGRDVAPTSGKEDVKELIEKINEIGVGRIATISGRYYAMDRDKRWDRIKLAYDAFTLGKGKESDNPLIAIDNSYDEGITDEFIIPTVIKEKGEPVGTIDSGDSIIFFNFRPDRARQITRAFVDKNFDGFEREKIVDTFYVTMTEYDKTIENVHVVYTDEAPKNTLGEYISNKGLTQLRIAETEKYAHVTFFFNGGIEEPYKNEDRALIPSPKVATYDLQPEMSAIEVKNEVLNRLNMDKYDLIILNFANPDMVGHTGIVPATVKAIETVDACLGDIIELLAKKGGKALITADHGNAEMLINETDGSPITSHTSNKVPLILVGPEDVKLREGILADLAPTILELIGLEKPEEMTGKSLVIH